In Vibrio bathopelagicus, the following are encoded in one genomic region:
- the lnt gene encoding apolipoprotein N-acyltransferase yields MTKLFNHRLLRPLAAVFVGAITTLSFAPYSIWPLAILSPALLLLLINNRSPKSALWIGYAWGLGQFTTGISWVYVSIDGFGGMPLAANLFLMALLVGYLAVYSGLFTWSLNKFFPSNNLSRFFLAAPALWLICDWLRGWVMTGFPWLWLGYSQIDSPLGSFAPIGGVELVTLAIIVSASALAYTIINKAWSVAVIPAVVFSMGFGLRNVDWVTPNPDKTTSVVLIQGNIDQDSKWLPSHRWPTMMKYTDLSRENWDADIIIWPEAAIPAFEVEIPSFLRNLDSAAKMNNSSIITGVLNQSEDKKYYNSVLSLGVNPYGEYSYDPNERYHKHHLLPFGEFVPFEDILRPLAPFFNLPMSSFSRGDFVQPNIVANGRHLAPALCYEIIFNDQVRQNVTDETDFILTLSNDAWFGRSIGPLQHMEIAQMRALELGKPLIRSTNNGVTAVTDHKGKIIKQIPQFETAVLKAELVSTDGQTPYHVVGTWPLYIWALLSLVAGWFMRRKD; encoded by the coding sequence ATGACTAAACTATTTAATCATCGCCTATTACGGCCGCTTGCGGCCGTTTTTGTTGGCGCTATAACAACCCTTTCATTCGCTCCGTATTCAATATGGCCTCTTGCTATTCTCAGCCCAGCGTTATTACTGCTACTGATCAACAATCGCTCTCCTAAAAGTGCGCTTTGGATTGGTTACGCATGGGGCTTAGGCCAATTCACAACTGGTATTAGTTGGGTATACGTCAGTATTGATGGCTTTGGCGGAATGCCTCTGGCTGCCAATTTATTCTTAATGGCATTGCTTGTTGGTTACCTTGCAGTCTACTCCGGTCTATTTACTTGGAGTTTAAACAAATTCTTTCCGAGTAATAACCTAAGCCGATTTTTTCTTGCTGCACCTGCACTATGGTTAATCTGTGATTGGCTACGCGGCTGGGTAATGACTGGCTTCCCGTGGTTATGGCTAGGTTACAGCCAAATCGACTCTCCACTAGGTTCATTCGCACCGATTGGTGGTGTCGAGCTTGTGACTCTAGCGATTATTGTGTCGGCTTCTGCACTCGCTTATACGATCATCAACAAAGCATGGAGTGTCGCCGTCATTCCTGCTGTTGTATTTAGCATGGGTTTTGGTCTTCGCAATGTCGATTGGGTAACTCCAAACCCTGACAAAACAACGTCAGTGGTATTGATTCAAGGCAACATCGACCAAGACAGCAAATGGCTGCCTAGTCATCGCTGGCCAACCATGATGAAGTACACAGACCTAAGCAGAGAAAACTGGGACGCCGATATCATCATCTGGCCTGAAGCGGCTATTCCAGCATTCGAGGTTGAAATCCCATCCTTCCTACGTAACTTAGATAGCGCAGCGAAGATGAACAACAGCTCAATCATTACTGGCGTGCTGAATCAATCTGAAGATAAGAAGTACTACAACAGTGTTCTCTCGCTTGGTGTGAATCCATATGGCGAATACAGCTACGATCCAAACGAACGCTATCACAAGCATCATCTTCTACCATTTGGTGAATTTGTGCCGTTTGAGGATATCCTACGCCCGTTAGCACCGTTCTTTAATTTGCCAATGTCATCATTCAGCCGTGGCGATTTCGTTCAGCCAAACATCGTGGCAAATGGTCGTCACCTCGCACCTGCATTGTGTTATGAGATCATCTTTAATGATCAAGTTAGACAAAACGTAACGGATGAAACTGACTTTATTCTAACGCTCTCTAACGATGCTTGGTTCGGCCGTTCGATTGGACCATTGCAACATATGGAAATCGCACAAATGCGTGCTCTAGAGCTGGGTAAACCACTGATTCGTTCAACCAACAATGGCGTAACGGCGGTAACGGATCACAAAGGTAAAATCATCAAGCAAATACCGCAGTTTGAAACCGCTGTGTTGAAAGCTGAGCTCGTTTCAACGGATGGTCAAACCCCTTATCACGTGGTCGGTACTTGGCCACTGTATATCTGGGCGTTGCTGAGTTTGGTGGCTGGCTGGTTTATGAGAAGAAAAGACTAG
- the corC gene encoding CNNM family magnesium/cobalt transport protein CorC (CorC(YbeX) belongs to the Cyclin M Mg2+ Exporter (CNNM) family, and was characterized as belonging to a set of three proteins, at least one of which must be present for CorA to function.), with amino-acid sequence MNEGNPPTSEGSKKSEGPSRKSFFERLGQIFQGEVKDRQELVDVIRGSEINDLIDHDTRDMLEGVMEISEMRVRDIMLPRSQMVTVERTDDLDTLIALITDAQHSRYPVISEDKDHVEGILLAKDLLKYLGSDSAPFDIEQVIRPVVVVPESKRVDRLLKEFQEERYHMSIVVDEFGGVSGLVTIEDILEEIVGEIEDEFDDEEEVDIRKLSKHTFAVKALTTIEDFNDTFETSFSDDEVDTVGGMVMTALGHLPVRGEIVEIENYHFKVTSADNRRVIQLQVTIPDEQPLPTIEE; translated from the coding sequence ATGAACGAAGGTAACCCCCCCACTTCTGAGGGAAGTAAAAAATCTGAAGGTCCGAGTAGAAAGTCCTTCTTTGAACGTCTAGGCCAAATATTTCAAGGCGAAGTTAAAGATCGCCAAGAACTTGTGGATGTAATCCGCGGTTCTGAAATTAATGACCTAATTGACCACGACACTCGCGACATGCTCGAAGGTGTTATGGAAATTTCAGAGATGCGAGTCCGCGATATTATGCTGCCTCGCTCTCAAATGGTTACAGTTGAACGCACCGATGATTTAGATACGTTGATTGCGCTTATTACTGATGCTCAACACTCTCGCTACCCAGTGATCAGTGAAGATAAAGACCATGTTGAAGGCATTCTATTAGCGAAGGACCTACTTAAGTACCTAGGTTCAGACAGTGCTCCATTTGATATCGAACAAGTGATTCGCCCTGTGGTGGTTGTTCCTGAAAGTAAGCGAGTTGATCGCCTGCTCAAGGAATTCCAAGAAGAGCGTTACCACATGTCTATCGTTGTCGATGAGTTTGGCGGTGTTTCTGGCCTAGTAACCATTGAAGATATCCTCGAAGAAATCGTTGGTGAAATTGAAGACGAATTCGACGATGAAGAAGAAGTAGATATTCGTAAGCTGAGTAAGCATACCTTCGCTGTTAAAGCTTTAACCACTATTGAAGATTTCAACGATACGTTTGAGACCTCTTTCAGTGATGACGAAGTGGATACAGTTGGTGGTATGGTAATGACAGCATTAGGTCACTTACCGGTTCGTGGCGAAATTGTAGAAATCGAAAACTACCATTTCAAAGTGACATCAGCTGATAACCGTCGTGTGATTCAGTTGCAGGTAACAATACCTGACGAGCAACCTCTTCCAACTATCGAAGAATAA
- the ybeY gene encoding rRNA maturation RNase YbeY, giving the protein MSIELDLQIAVENEQGLPTEQDIQLWLDKTIPQFQENAELTVRIVDTEESHQLNHDYRGKDKPTNVLSFPFEAPPGMELDLLGDLIICRQVVEKEAEEQNKPLLAHWAHMVVHGSLHLLGYDHIEDDEAEEMESLETEIMQTMGFEDPYILEK; this is encoded by the coding sequence ATGTCTATTGAACTAGACCTGCAAATAGCGGTCGAAAATGAGCAAGGCCTTCCAACCGAGCAAGATATTCAGCTTTGGTTGGATAAGACAATTCCTCAGTTTCAAGAGAATGCCGAGCTCACAGTTCGTATTGTTGATACAGAAGAGAGCCACCAGCTCAACCATGACTATCGTGGAAAAGATAAGCCAACTAACGTGCTGTCTTTCCCATTTGAAGCACCACCAGGAATGGAATTAGATCTACTGGGTGACCTTATTATCTGCCGCCAAGTTGTCGAAAAAGAAGCAGAAGAGCAAAATAAGCCTCTGCTAGCACACTGGGCTCATATGGTTGTACATGGCAGTCTGCATCTGCTAGGTTATGATCATATCGAAGATGATGAAGCTGAAGAGATGGAGTCACTCGAGACAGAAATCATGCAAACTATGGGCTTTGAAGACCCTTACATTCTAGAAAAGTAA
- a CDS encoding PhoH family protein encodes MSNKIVTLEINLEPADNLRLASLCGPFDDNIKHLERRLGVEINYRSNFFTIVGKPHTTAAALDIIKHLYVETAPVKGNVSDIEPEQVHLAVTESGILEQHVESDIDYGKEVTIKTKKGVIKPRTPNQAQYLMNMVTHDITFGIGPAGTGKTYLAVAAAVDALERQEVRRILLTRPAVEAGEKLGFLPGDLSQKVDPYLRPLYDALFEMLGFERVEKLIERNVIEVAPLAYMRGRTLNDAFIILDESQNTTVEQMKMFLTRIGFNSRAVITGDITQIDLPRGAKSGLRHATEVLSEVDDISFNFFMSEDVVRHPVVARIVNAYEKWEAKDQKERKEFEQRKREEREAKLLEAQQAVTTQLATQNSSVIAEQGDK; translated from the coding sequence TTGAGCAATAAAATCGTTACTTTAGAGATCAATCTAGAACCGGCCGACAACCTACGTTTGGCAAGCTTATGTGGTCCATTCGACGACAATATCAAACACCTTGAACGCCGTCTTGGCGTTGAAATTAATTACCGTAGTAACTTTTTCACCATAGTAGGCAAGCCTCACACCACAGCGGCCGCTTTAGATATCATCAAGCACCTCTATGTAGAAACGGCTCCTGTCAAAGGCAACGTGTCCGATATTGAACCTGAACAAGTTCACCTCGCGGTCACCGAGTCAGGTATTTTGGAGCAGCATGTCGAGTCTGACATTGACTACGGCAAAGAAGTAACCATAAAGACTAAAAAAGGCGTCATCAAGCCACGTACGCCAAACCAAGCTCAATACTTGATGAACATGGTCACTCATGACATCACCTTTGGTATTGGCCCTGCTGGTACAGGTAAAACGTATTTAGCAGTCGCGGCGGCGGTCGATGCTCTCGAACGCCAAGAAGTTCGCCGAATCCTACTAACTCGCCCTGCCGTTGAAGCAGGTGAGAAGCTTGGTTTCCTTCCTGGTGATCTAAGCCAGAAAGTCGATCCATATTTGCGTCCACTTTACGATGCACTCTTTGAGATGCTTGGCTTTGAGCGCGTAGAGAAACTGATTGAGCGTAACGTAATTGAAGTTGCACCTCTGGCTTACATGCGTGGTCGAACACTGAATGATGCATTTATCATTCTAGATGAGAGCCAAAACACCACGGTAGAGCAGATGAAAATGTTCTTAACCCGTATCGGTTTTAACTCTCGCGCTGTGATCACAGGTGATATAACTCAAATCGATTTACCTCGCGGTGCGAAGTCAGGCCTACGCCACGCGACTGAAGTGCTCAGTGAGGTTGATGACATTAGCTTTAACTTCTTCATGTCTGAAGACGTAGTTCGTCACCCTGTAGTTGCTCGTATCGTCAATGCGTACGAGAAGTGGGAAGCAAAAGACCAGAAAGAGCGCAAAGAGTTTGAACAACGTAAACGTGAAGAACGCGAAGCCAAGCTTCTTGAGGCTCAACAAGCCGTTACGACACAATTAGCAACACAAAATAGCTCTGTAATTGCAGAACAAGGTGATAAATAG
- the miaB gene encoding tRNA (N6-isopentenyl adenosine(37)-C2)-methylthiotransferase MiaB produces the protein MSKKLLIKTWGCQMNEYDSSKMADLLNAANGYELTEVPEEADVLLLNTCSIREKAQEKVFHQLGRWKTLKDKKEGVVIGVGGCVATQEGDHIRQRAPYVDVIFGPQTLHRLPEMIKSSLSNEKPVMDISFPEIEKFDNLPEPKADGATAYVSIMEGCSKYCTYCVVPYTRGEEVSRPMDDVLYEVAQLAEQGVREVNLLGQNVNAFRGPTHEGDICTFAELLRLVASIDGIDRIRFTTSHPLEFGDDIIEVYKDTPELVSFLHLPVQSGSDRILTMMKRPHTAIEYKSIIRKLRKARPDIQISSDFIVGFPGESKQDFQDTMKLIKEVDFDMSFSFVFSPRPGTPAADYPCDVPAQEKKDRLYELQQTVNTQAMRFSRLMLGTEQRILVEGPSRKNLMELRGRTENSRVVNFEGSADLIGQFVDVKITEVYTNSLRGELVRTEKDMGLRVAMTPAEMMEKTKREDELGVATFTP, from the coding sequence ATGAGTAAGAAACTGCTAATTAAAACTTGGGGCTGTCAGATGAATGAATATGATTCATCAAAAATGGCTGACCTGCTTAACGCTGCAAATGGCTATGAGCTAACTGAAGTACCTGAGGAAGCAGACGTACTACTCCTGAATACTTGTTCTATTCGTGAAAAAGCGCAAGAAAAGGTATTCCACCAGCTTGGTCGTTGGAAAACGCTTAAAGATAAAAAAGAAGGTGTGGTGATCGGTGTGGGTGGCTGTGTAGCGACTCAAGAAGGCGACCATATCCGTCAACGCGCACCTTATGTTGACGTTATCTTTGGCCCTCAAACATTACACCGTCTGCCAGAAATGATTAAGTCATCTCTGTCTAACGAAAAACCTGTAATGGACATCTCATTCCCTGAAATCGAAAAATTCGATAATCTTCCAGAGCCAAAAGCAGACGGCGCAACGGCGTACGTCTCTATCATGGAAGGTTGTTCTAAGTACTGTACTTACTGTGTTGTGCCATATACCCGTGGCGAAGAAGTTAGCCGTCCAATGGATGATGTACTTTACGAAGTTGCACAACTTGCAGAACAAGGTGTACGTGAAGTAAACCTACTTGGCCAAAACGTAAACGCATTCAGAGGCCCAACTCACGAAGGCGACATCTGCACATTTGCAGAACTACTTCGCCTAGTTGCGTCTATTGATGGTATCGACCGTATTCGTTTCACAACAAGCCACCCGCTTGAGTTCGGCGACGACATCATTGAAGTTTACAAAGACACACCTGAGCTTGTGAGCTTCCTTCACTTACCAGTACAAAGTGGTAGTGACCGTATTCTAACGATGATGAAGCGTCCACATACTGCAATCGAATACAAATCTATCATCCGTAAACTGCGTAAAGCTCGCCCTGATATTCAAATCAGCTCAGACTTTATCGTTGGTTTCCCTGGTGAGTCTAAGCAAGACTTCCAAGATACGATGAAACTGATCAAAGAAGTTGATTTCGATATGAGCTTCAGCTTTGTTTTCTCTCCTCGTCCAGGTACGCCAGCTGCAGATTACCCGTGTGATGTACCAGCACAAGAGAAGAAAGATCGTCTATACGAGCTGCAACAAACGGTGAATACTCAAGCTATGCGTTTCTCTCGCCTAATGCTAGGCACAGAGCAGCGTATTCTTGTAGAAGGTCCTTCAAGAAAGAACCTAATGGAGCTTCGTGGCCGTACTGAAAACAGTCGTGTTGTGAACTTTGAAGGTTCTGCTGATCTTATCGGTCAATTCGTAGACGTGAAGATCACTGAGGTGTACACCAACTCACTACGTGGTGAACTGGTTCGTACAGAAAAAGACATGGGTCTACGCGTGGCAATGACTCCAGCAGAAATGATGGAAAAAACAAAACGCGAAGATGAGCTAGGTGTAGCGACATTTACGCCATAG
- a CDS encoding 2-octaprenyl-3-methyl-6-methoxy-1,4-benzoquinol hydroxylase gives MNSYDIVVVGGGMVGAATAIGFAKQGLSVAVIEGFAPKAYDDSQAMDIRVSAISQASVDLLEELGAWQSIAAMRVCSYKRLETWEHPECRTRFDAVSLDLPRLGYIVENRLIQLGLWAQFESYDNLTILCPEKLDTIEFGENNIVKLQSGTQLSAKWVIGADGANSAVRQQAGIGITAWDYRQHCMLINVETELPQQDITWQHFLPSGPRSFLPLCSLMSEGKEVGQGSLVWYDSPSRIKQLSAMSPEKLRNEVISSFPAELGDVKVLNSGSFPLTRRHAQSYSKNNCILVGDSAHTINPLAGQGVNLGFKDVAALLDITKEKGELNQSVARRYEVIRRGDNLMMQSGMDFFYKTFSNDIGPLKFVRNAALKLAENSGPIKSQVLKYALGL, from the coding sequence ATGAACAGTTACGACATTGTAGTAGTGGGTGGTGGCATGGTTGGTGCTGCGACTGCAATCGGCTTTGCTAAACAAGGGCTGAGTGTTGCCGTGATCGAAGGCTTTGCTCCAAAAGCTTATGATGACTCACAAGCGATGGATATCCGTGTATCAGCAATTTCTCAGGCTTCAGTTGATTTGCTTGAAGAGCTGGGTGCATGGCAAAGCATCGCTGCAATGCGCGTCTGTTCTTACAAACGTTTGGAAACTTGGGAGCACCCAGAATGTCGTACTCGGTTTGATGCCGTATCTCTTGATTTACCTCGTTTAGGTTACATCGTTGAGAATCGATTAATCCAATTGGGTTTATGGGCCCAGTTTGAATCATACGATAATTTAACGATCTTATGCCCAGAGAAATTGGACACTATTGAATTTGGCGAAAACAATATCGTTAAGCTTCAGTCGGGTACTCAGTTATCAGCGAAGTGGGTGATTGGCGCTGATGGCGCAAATTCAGCCGTTCGTCAGCAAGCTGGAATTGGTATTACGGCTTGGGATTACCGACAGCACTGCATGCTTATCAATGTAGAAACAGAACTTCCTCAGCAAGATATTACTTGGCAACACTTTTTACCGAGTGGACCCCGTTCATTCCTTCCATTGTGTTCGCTAATGTCTGAAGGTAAAGAGGTGGGGCAGGGGTCTTTAGTATGGTATGACTCGCCTTCTCGTATTAAGCAACTTTCTGCGATGAGCCCAGAAAAATTACGTAATGAAGTTATTTCTAGCTTCCCTGCAGAATTGGGTGATGTAAAAGTGTTGAACTCGGGCTCATTTCCTCTGACTCGACGTCATGCTCAATCATACTCGAAGAATAATTGTATTCTTGTCGGGGACTCTGCACATACGATTAACCCTCTAGCTGGTCAAGGTGTTAACTTGGGCTTTAAAGATGTGGCTGCACTATTGGATATCACGAAAGAGAAAGGTGAATTGAATCAATCTGTGGCGAGGCGCTATGAAGTCATAAGAAGAGGTGACAATCTAATGATGCAAAGTGGCATGGACTTTTTCTACAAAACGTTCAGTAATGATATTGGCCCGTTAAAGTTTGTCCGCAATGCTGCACTAAAGTTAGCAGAAAACTCAGGTCCGATTAAATCACAGGTGCTTAAATACGCTTTAGGGTTATGA
- a CDS encoding lactonase family protein yields the protein MKSLPLTIGCYTDSPSKSQGVYQTQLDLETGTLLSLELIAACTNPSFVTTTKLGVYTASEVDQKIKPQLIHIPNVDSKIASNTGLISGNHPCHISIDPHNKFAITSQYSSGTFDIFSLSINGNIDKRLKTLKMVGSGPNAERQTGPHAHQSLFLKNSPQFVTVDLGADRINFYCFDEEQEEFLDEPMQSIKVPAGNGPRHLIFNQAEDRAYVVCELSETILILEKSLGVWNVVEEVDVLPNMEKGEAAAAIKLSPDEQFLYVSCRHQSRISCFRIDSTTQKLVFVDSYDVEGKFPRDFHITNDGQWLIAANQHSNNITSFKRNVEDGSLIYTGCSLAINAPVCVTQQQ from the coding sequence ATGAAATCCCTCCCTTTAACGATCGGTTGCTACACAGACTCTCCAAGTAAAAGCCAAGGTGTATATCAAACTCAGTTAGATCTAGAAACGGGAACGCTGTTGTCTTTGGAGCTTATAGCGGCCTGCACTAACCCCTCGTTCGTCACCACGACAAAGCTGGGGGTCTACACTGCGTCTGAAGTTGACCAAAAGATAAAACCACAGCTAATTCATATACCGAATGTTGATTCAAAAATAGCGTCAAATACCGGGCTAATTTCAGGAAATCATCCTTGTCATATCTCGATAGATCCCCACAATAAGTTTGCAATTACATCGCAATACTCATCAGGGACATTTGATATTTTTAGTTTAAGTATCAATGGCAATATCGATAAACGGCTCAAAACACTAAAAATGGTTGGTTCTGGACCTAATGCAGAAAGACAAACTGGCCCACATGCTCATCAAAGTCTTTTTCTGAAGAATTCTCCTCAGTTTGTCACCGTCGATCTCGGAGCCGATCGAATCAACTTTTATTGCTTTGACGAAGAGCAAGAAGAGTTCCTTGATGAGCCAATGCAATCTATCAAAGTGCCAGCAGGGAATGGACCTCGTCACCTAATATTTAACCAAGCTGAAGATCGAGCCTATGTAGTGTGTGAACTCTCTGAAACGATATTGATTTTGGAAAAGTCTTTAGGGGTGTGGAATGTAGTGGAAGAGGTTGATGTACTTCCTAACATGGAGAAAGGAGAAGCAGCGGCTGCAATTAAGCTATCGCCCGATGAGCAATTCCTTTATGTGTCTTGCCGACATCAATCAAGAATCAGTTGTTTTAGAATCGATTCAACCACTCAGAAACTCGTTTTTGTGGATAGTTACGATGTGGAAGGTAAGTTCCCTCGCGACTTTCATATCACTAATGACGGACAATGGCTTATCGCCGCAAACCAGCACTCCAACAACATCACGTCATTCAAACGAAATGTTGAAGATGGCTCTCTCATCTATACTGGATGCTCTTTAGCTATTAATGCGCCTGTTTGTGTTACTCAGCAGCAATAA